tggaagaagtaCCTGAACATTGGCTGTGCACAGTGATGTTATACTGTTGATTTTAGAGCCCGAAACTCCCGGAGCCTTGAGGGCCAGCATGGACTGGAGATAGTTGTCCAGCTCTGCTACTGCGGATGACATGGCTGGTCGTGTTTGTTGCGAAGTCGCAATGAAATACGGGAAACACTATCGTGCGATAAAGTTGCAGGTGATTCAATGTAGCAGGCTCCCGATGAGTCGCTTCTACTGGGAAATCCAGCAAACGGCAACAGAAGATTGTATGCTTAATATGAAGGGTAGAGAGAACTCCGAATCGCGGCGCCTCAAACTAAATGCTGAGGATGATAGCCTAAGCTGACTTCTGGTCGCGTCACTACGGCCAGGGGCCTTTGGCCTACAGCGATCGTGTCTAGGACCTTTTCAGCTCGTCAAAAAAGTACGTGTACAGTGTACGACCTAACGCGAGAAACAGGGAGAGtcaaagagaaaagagaaaagagaaaatgaTGAAATTACAATGAGGGTTGAGGCGGGAAGTTGTCAGTTATAGGCAAGGTCGTTGAAAGAAGGCAGGGGCAGTGGTGAGTGAAAGAAAACTTCACTGGTGGTGAGAGTCATGTGAGCACAAAACTCAAAGCCCGAGCTAGTCCTGAAACAACCTGTTTAGTCATTGTTCAAATTCAAGCTATCTCATGTGGAGTCACGTGCCAGATAACATGCCAAAACAAACACGTGAGATCATGTGGCATTATTCCCGGTGAACCGAATGGGGCGGATGTCAGTCCTGACTGGAACAAAGGATCATCACTTAGAAGTTGAAACGAGAAACCTGTTTGTCGCTTTTCAGAAAAAACAAACATTTTATCTCTCTAAAGTATTGGCCTTATTAGAATCTATTCTAAGCATAAGGTTGACTGAACCTGTTCCGGGGTCGAGTCGACAACTTATAAACTTACCGAGGAATGCATGAAGCTATCAAAGGCCACTCGTATGTACTAAGCTTGAGTGCCGACGTCACTGGCCGTGGCCGATGGGCGAGCTGAAACGACAGTGAACGGTTCGCGTCGCGGCAAGGGCACCAAATTGTAAGAAGCCATATTTCCTACAACCTTTATTATACAGTGAGAACTGGTGAGGTATATACTTAGCACCTCGCCTTCGTGGGATCATTCTGAGACATACTTCGTACACAGTAGACCTTCCATACTCCGGACTCCGCCCTGTGTCACTGCGATGACGGAAGCTGGCGGGTAAGACTAAGTAAGAATGAGCACGCAGGCGGCAGAAGCTCGCCGAGTGCTGTTGTGGGTGGGTACTCGGGAGACCGGCCCCATAGAAACAACGTGACGGTATCATACGGTCTCCTATCACTGTTATGCCGGGTGCCCGAATGTACCGTACGGCTCCTGTACCGGCTGTCCTTGTTACGGCCAGATGGAAAAAATGTGGATGGGACCGAAAACAGCTTTCAGGTTCTCCCCGAAACCTGaacttcttctttcctttccctctgttatctttatcttcttcaatctcctctccattccttcatcaatcaatcaactcCACATTAAGTTGTTTGATCCGATATGGCTTCCACGCTCAGACTCGGTACCTCTGCCCTCCGCTCCAGCACTCTTGCTGGCAAGCCGGTCGTTCAGTCTGCTGTCCTCAATGGCCTGCGCTGCTACTCTACCGGCAAGACCAAGGTTCGTCTTCATGCGGTGCTTGCTTTAGCCAATTGACATGCTTTGATCGCTAACCTTATTTTGTTCAATCTAGTCCCTGAAGGAGACCTTTGCCGATAAGCTCCCTAGcgagctcgagaaggtcaAGAAGCTCCGAAAGTGCGCATATAACCCCCTCCGGACGGCCCATATTGCAAAGATAGCTAATACCGGAGCTTGAGATTCGTAGGGAGCACGGCAACAAGGTCATTGGCGAGCTTACCCTTGACCAGGCCTATGGTGGTGCCCGTGGCGTGAAGTGCCTCGTGTGGGAGGTAAGTCTTTGGTCGATTTGCGAAACATATAAATTCTTGCTAACGACTATGATTATAGGGCTCCGTCCTGGACTCTGAGGAGGGTATCCGTTTCCGTGGTCTCACCGTAAGCGACACCACCCGCTTCGTCACTAGATAGAATCGCTCTAATGACCTTGCAGATTCCCGAGTGCCAAAAACTTCTTCCCAAGGGCCCCGGTGGTGAGGAGCCTCTTCCTGAAGGTAAGTAATCTTGATGCAGCGTCCAGAATAGTAAGTTAGAGAACCTCGATTTTAACAAGTAATTAGGTCTCTTTTGGCTGCTCTTGACCGGCGAGGTTCCCTCTGAGCAGCAGGTTCGCGACCTTTCTGCTGAATGGGCTGCCCGCTCCGACCTTCCCAAGTTCATTGAGGAGCTTATTGACCGCTGCCCCAGCACTCTCCACCCCATGGCTCAGTTTTCCCTTGCCGTCACTGCTCTTGAGCACGAGTCTGCTTTCGCTAAGGCTTACGCCAAGGGtatcaacaagaaggagTACTGGCACTACACTTTCGAGGATTCCATGGACCTCATTGCCAAGCTGCCCACCATCGCTGCTAAGATTTACCGTAACGTTTTCAAGGACGGCAAGGTTGCTCCTATCCAGAAGGACAAGGACTACTCCTACAACTTGGCCAACCAGCTCGGCTTTGCCGACAACAAGGATTTTGTTGAGTTGATGCGCCTGTACCTCACTATCCACTCCGACCACGAGGGTGGAAATGTCAGTGCCCACACCACCCACCTTGTTGGTAGCGCCTTGAGCTCCCCCATGCTCTCTTTGGCTGCTGGTCTCAATGGTCTGGCTGGTCCTCTTCATGGATTGTAAGATTGCACCTTTTCTTTGTACCTCTCCTCTTTTTGCGATTTAATTTATCTAACATATTCAATTGAACAGGGCCAACCAGGAAGTTCTTAACTGGCTCACCGAGATGAAGACGGCCATTGGCAACGACCTTAGCGACCAGTCCATCAAGGACTACCTCTGGTCTACCCTCAACTCCGGCCGTGTTGTTCCTGGCTACGGCCACGCCGTTCTCCGCAAGACTGACCCCCGCTATATGTCCCAGCGCGAGTTCGCTCTCCGCAAGCTGCCTGACGACCCTATGTTCAACTTGGTCAGCCAGGTCTACAAGATTGCTCCCGGTGTTCTGACCGAGCACGGCAAAACCAAGAACCCCTTCCCCAACGTTGATGCTGTAAGTTTTCCGCTCTGTGCTTGTTGAATGCGGCTTGGTTTACTAACGCGCTTCTAGCACTCCGGTGTCCTCCTGCAGTACTATGGCTTGAACGAAGCCAACTACTACACTGTTCTGTTCGGTGTCTCCCGTGCCCTGGGTGTTCTTCCTCAGCTGATCATCGACCGTGCTCTTGGTGCTCCTATTGAGCGTCCCAAGAGTTTCAGCACTGAGGCTTATGCTAAGCTTGTCGGTGCTAAGCTCTGAATATCTTGAACGATATGAAGATTTTGAGGGGGGTATATCTTTTACGCTTGACAAACACAGCCATTtttgtattatttattcaACGTCTTGATTAGACACGGACGTACCAAGTGTTGGGGTTAGTTCGATTAATGTATGATAGGACTTGTTCGAGCGGGCCTTGTAACAACACTTAAATTCCATGTCATCCATTATTACTTCAGATTGGACCTTAAACTAGATCGGCATGCTGGATCAACGACCGCGAGTGATGGTTGAACGATACACTCGTAGTACGTAACCTTCGGAGACCGAGCACAAGTACAAGCCGAATAACATAATTATTGTACGAATAACTACATCTTTTCATAAAAAGGCGATCTTGGAGTAAGCCCGCGAAAGAATGCAATGAGTCAACGACACTTGTACAGAGTATTGGATCGTCATCACATGTACATGTCGCGTCATGAGCAATTAAATTGAAGTTCGCTTCAATCGGTAAATAGAAACAATGCCCGAGGCCTCTGCTCTTTGCTCAACGGTTTCTGGTTGGGGCACCCGATTTCCCCCGGCTCCCAACTGATGGCCCGAGGAAGGCAATTCCATTCACCGCCCGGCCAAAAGCGGATTAGCGTGGATCGGCCCGTCGACTCGCTCGATCGGTCCTGGTGTTCCAATAACCCCATTTGATTGGCTGAATAGCGACAATTTGCTGCCTGAGGAATCTACCTGTCGGAAACTGGCCGCCTGGAACTGTTGTCGTCCCCAGCTCCCCCAAAGTGACAGGAGCTACCGTGTACTTACAATCCCTGTACGTACTTAGAGGATCAGCCTAGTACAGAGTCAGCTGCGAAAAATCCAGTCCCACCGCTCGACTTTTCCTGTTCTCTTATATTTCAGCTTGCAATTCTCCTTCacccttcctctccctctccctctgtCTCCCTCAACCCTTGTCCTTACCCCTGCCCCAAGTCATCCTTCGTGACCGACGCCGAGCACACCTTCCTCTATCGCGATTCGACTAGACATCCGAGTTCTGGTCGTTTTCAATCGCTCATTCACCCGTGAACCGTTAGGCGACGAGGCCCCCTAAATCCCTTGGTCAGGGCCCCTTTCAGTGCTCCCCCGAAATCAGATAATGTCTACCGCTGCGGAAGAGTTGGGCACCGTCCCAAAActcgagaagaagcccgTCAAGTTCAGCAATTTGCTGCGTACGTATCTTTATTCCATGTCTCATCTCATTAAGGAGCGATTTCTGATGGATTTGTTATATAGTGGGCGCAGGGTTGAACATGTTTGAGTAAGTATCTGGCAGCATGTGAATCTCCGAGAAGCTATTTCTTTGCTAACACACATCAGGGTCACTACTTTGGGACAGGTATATTATTCCCTTCGAAATGAAACGATCATGGAAATTCTAGTCGTTAACATTATACATCTAGCCACTGGAGGTGATCAAGACAACCATGGCTGCAAACCGGGGCGATAGCTTCGCTGGCGCTATGGGTCGGATATGGGGTCGTGGTGGGATCCTCGGTTGTAAGTGCACCCGCAACCCGCAACCCGCATATCCCGAGGTATGGGGTGGGTACAACTTTCCGAGACTAATGTTCGTTATCGTGCAGATTATCAAGGTCTCATTCCGTGGGCCTGGATTGAGGCCTCTACGAAGGGCGCCGTCCTCCTGTTCGTCGCGTCCGAGGCGGAATTCCGCGCCAAGGTGCTCGGTGCCCCTGACTTCCTTGCTGGTATTTCTGGAGGTATGGCTGGTGGTGTCGCCCAGGCTTATGCCACTATGGGTTTTTGTACTTGTATGAAGACGGTCGAAATCACAAAGCACAAGATGGCCGCCCAGGGTGTTAAGCCCCCGAGCACTTTTGCAACATTTATGGACATCTACCGCAAAGAAGGTGTCCGGGGTATTAACCGTGGTGTCAATGCTGTTGCTATCCGCCAGACTACCAACTGGGGATCCCGATTCGGTCTTTCCCGCTTGGCAGAGCAGGCCATTCGTAACATCACCGGCAAGGATGACAGTCAAAAGCTCGGCGCCCTTGAGAAGGTTATCGCCTCAGGTCTGGGTGGTGGCCTCTCAGCCTGGAATCAGCCTATCGAGGTGATCCGGGTTGAGATGCAAAGCAAGACTGAGGACCCTAACCGCCCCAAGAACCTTACTGTCGGCAAAGCTTTCAAGTACATCTACGACTCGAACGGTGTGAAGGGTCTGTACCGTGGCGTGACACCCCGTATTGGCCTGGGTATCTGGCAGACCGTCTGCATGGTGGCTCTTGGTGACATGTAAGTCTAtttttctttgctctttcgGGATAAATGTTCCCGAACTCGGAAACTCGGTCTCGTACCTCCCTTGCCCCGACTCCATGTGATATACCGAGATGCGGAACAAGGCTAACCTGTGGGTCTCCGTTGCACCGAATAGGGCCAAGGAGGCAGTCGAAAAACTGACGGGCGACGAAGTCACCGCCAAGCACTAGAGAAGGTTTGAAATACCCTTCTACTATGCAGGGTCTCCGTTATGATGCGGGTTGAGTTATACAGCTCGACTGGTTTCGAGTAGTCCAACAAATCTGATCTATGTTATATTATTTGTACTAGTTTCGGAATAGAGAAAACATCATAATAGTGTTATACCAGTGCGCTCCGATCACGAAGTAGAAGAAACAAAATTGCAATAGAGAAATTTGCATTCCAGGGCAGCAAACCATGCATCAGCATCGCAGAATCCGCCCAATGCGCGTTGTGCGGGTGATATACTCCTTAACCCTTTCGCAACATCTATCCGGAGCCATCGTCCAAAACAGCTATTTCATGTTTATGGATCCAGCTCTCGTATACTGTCCTAGAGGTTCCTGTTCTTAAAACGTGCCTATATCCGCCACACATTATAAGTACATTGCGGGTCGCCTTTGCAATCAAAGTTTGCGCCGTGGGGATCGCCAGCCGGTTATTGTTTAGTTCCCTTGTATCGGAAAGCTCTTCGGTCACTGAGTTACCATCTCAAACTGCTACGGCAGACTGGTGTTGACCTGTGAGCAGTTGTAACATGGTATGCGTGACGAGATTCAAAGCCTGATCATTGAATAACAAGAAAATGCCTAGGCGCAAGTGGCCTACATCGCCTTTGTTCGGCAAGAAACGATTGAGTATTATATAATGAGGAAGGCGATAGCAAAGCCCAAGGCCTGGGAATAGGTATCTCTACTAACCATTGCTGGCGACGCCCTgcggcggtgctggcgatgaagGACTGCATCAAGGGCAGCTACTGCGTGTATGGAGCTGTAGCGGCTCTAGGACTCCCTGGTACGTTAGTAACCCCTGTAAGTATAAATATGGTTTTTTGTATGGGAAAAGGTTGCTAGCAATGGTTCGGATGTAGCTTTTTTGATTAGGCTCAAGATGCACCAGTGCTATTAACTCGATCCCCATCCCTCACGTAAACAGGACTATATAGAGATTTACTGAAGGTTGAATTAGAGATGTAAATGAAGGAACTGGGCACTCCTACACAACGAATCACTATAGTCATTATAGGGGTGGCTGGACCCAATATTTACTAAGATACTACTTACAATTTGCACTTCAtggggttttttttttttaaaacAGAACAGGTTGCGGGGACAGATATACTTCATTTCATATTTCCCCCAGATTTATTGGCCGTGGGAAGTACGCGAAAATGATCGCCTGGCCTCTTGTTTTGAATCTCGCTGGCTCTGAATCGTGCAGACAACAGGCAATCGGTTCCCAGATTCTGCGCCATTGGTGTGCATTACAATGGTATGTCTAAATGCAGGAACGGCTCCTGAACAAACCCAAGAACAGGGTAGCATGATATTAGAACAGGCTCTGCTGGCTGAAAGTTGTAAACCACAAGCCCATATGGCACCCTCGTGTCGATTTGTTACTAGCAACTTTGGATGAGTAGTTTATAAAAGCTCTATAGAATTGATGCGTAGCGAATATAACATAAGAATACAGATTCGATTGTATTACAGTCACACAGCTACAGCCACAACAACTTAtcacaaaaaagaaaagtcgACAATGGATAAAAGGAAAACAAGGGGAAAAGATATCTGCGGAGATTTATCTAGACACATGAAAGATTCGGCGCTCaggttctggttcttttgTCCCGGGACAGTCTAGCATGTATTGTGTACATTGGTTTTTGAGTCAATTGTGGGTCGGTGTGCGAGGGTGTTTAAACAGTCAGACCCAGATCGGAGGCGTAGGGGAGCTGGGATAGGTCACCGACGGAAGCGACGGAGGCCTTGCCAGAGAGGAAGGACTTGGCGGCCTGGATAAAAACATTAGTTTAAGTTTATATTAGGACATGTTTTGGAGAGATAAAAGACTTACATCCTTAACCTGCGCCTCGGTGACGCTGTCAATACTCTGGGCAACCTCAGCGATCTGGTAGGGCTTGCTACCATTGATAAGGCCGGAGCCAGTAAGCTCGAGGCCGGTCTCAAGGGTCTGGGCAGACTCGAGAGCGCGGAACTTGGCAAGGGCGGaggccttcttgatctcatCGGCGGGGATTTCACCAGCGGCGGCCTTCTTCAGAACATCGACAACACTCTTGCCGGCGGAGGCGACCTGGTCGGCCTTACCATTGAgagagacggcgaggagacCAGCATCAGAGTAGGAGAAGTTCTTGGTTGAGACGCCGAGTTGCGAGAAGCCCTGGGTAGCCTGGCTGAGGAGCGAGAAGCCGGGTGTCCACTTGATGGAGGACTCACCGCCGAGGAGGGCAGCGAGAACGGAAGCAGCGGGCTTGTAGGCAGCGGTGCCAAAGGCACCACTACCGGGGAAAGCAATCACAACGGAGTTGCCAGCCTTGGTTGAGATACGCTGCTCACCACCGTAGTAGGTGGAAGCGGCGTCGGACTTCAAGTTGCCGGCACTGGGCAGACCCTTGAAAAAGTCACCAACCCACTTCGAGAGCTCCGAAGAACTGACACCGCTACCGACGAGGGCAATGTTGGACTTGGCGTAGGCGTTCTTTGCGAACTCAGCAATGGCCTCGGCGGAGAGGGTCTTTTCGTACGGGACATGGGCGGAGGGTGAGATGCTGTTACCGAGGCCCTGGTGGAAGGCAACACCGTGAGCAGCATCGACAGCGATGGCCTCAGGGTCATTGGCGATAGCGACCTGTCTAAGTttgaggagcttggagaCAACTTCGTCGAGCTCGTAGCCTTTGGAAATATAAGGCTCGTTAGCAATTCGAATACCAAGTTTTCACCAGCTGCCTCCTCGGTGTAAGAGACTTACCAGGGAACTTGGTCTGGGAAGCAACTTCCGCCAACAACTCCACAAAGTATGGAAGGTCGTTTGCAAGGAATTTGGTCTTGAG
This sequence is a window from Aspergillus puulaauensis MK2 DNA, chromosome 6, nearly complete sequence. Protein-coding genes within it:
- the cit1 gene encoding citrate (Si)-synthase CIT1 (COG:C;~EggNog:ENOG410PFD1;~InterPro:IPR019810,IPR002020,IPR010109,IPR036969, IPR016142,IPR016143;~PFAM:PF00285;~go_function: GO:0004108 - citrate (Si)-synthase activity [Evidence IEA];~go_function: GO:0046912 - transferase activity, transferring acyl groups, acyl groups converted into alkyl on transfer [Evidence IEA];~go_process: GO:0006101 - citrate metabolic process [Evidence IEA]) — its product is MASTLRLGTSALRSSTLAGKPVVQSAVLNGLRCYSTGKTKSLKETFADKLPSELEKVKKLRKEHGNKVIGELTLDQAYGGARGVKCLVWEGSVLDSEEGIRFRGLTIPECQKLLPKGPGGEEPLPEGLFWLLLTGEVPSEQQVRDLSAEWAARSDLPKFIEELIDRCPSTLHPMAQFSLAVTALEHESAFAKAYAKGINKKEYWHYTFEDSMDLIAKLPTIAAKIYRNVFKDGKVAPIQKDKDYSYNLANQLGFADNKDFVELMRLYLTIHSDHEGGNVSAHTTHLVGSALSSPMLSLAAGLNGLAGPLHGLANQEVLNWLTEMKTAIGNDLSDQSIKDYLWSTLNSGRVVPGYGHAVLRKTDPRYMSQREFALRKLPDDPMFNLVSQVYKIAPGVLTEHGKTKNPFPNVDAHSGVLLQYYGLNEANYYTVLFGVSRALGVLPQLIIDRALGAPIERPKSFSTEAYAKLVGAKL
- the YHM2_2 gene encoding putative mitochondrial DNA replication protein (Yhm2) (BUSCO:EOG09263HD8;~COG:C;~EggNog:ENOG410PHBV;~InterPro:IPR018108,IPR023395;~PFAM:PF00153), whose amino-acid sequence is MSTAAEELGTVPKLEKKPVKFSNLLLGAGLNMFEVTTLGQPLEVIKTTMAANRGDSFAGAMGRIWGRGGILGYYQGLIPWAWIEASTKGAVLLFVASEAEFRAKVLGAPDFLAGISGGMAGGVAQAYATMGFCTCMKTVEITKHKMAAQGVKPPSTFATFMDIYRKEGVRGINRGVNAVAIRQTTNWGSRFGLSRLAEQAIRNITGKDDSQKLGALEKVIASGLGGGLSAWNQPIEVIRVEMQSKTEDPNRPKNLTVGKAFKYIYDSNGVKGLYRGVTPRIGLGIWQTVCMVALGDMAKEAVEKLTGDEVTAKH
- the QCR2 gene encoding ubiquinol--cytochrome-c reductase subunit 2 (COG:C;~EggNog:ENOG410PJDW;~InterPro:IPR007863,IPR011249,IPR011765;~MEROPS:MER0015090;~PFAM:PF00675,PF05193;~go_function: GO:0046872 - metal ion binding [Evidence IEA]) gives rise to the protein MMLSRSAISRNAPRALQSASRRGMASAAPQGLQYDVSESAGVKVANREPAGVTGTLALVAKAGSRYEPFPGFSDALELFAFQSTLKRSALRITREVELLGGEFSSTHSRENIVLKTKFLANDLPYFVELLAEVASQTKFPGYELDEVVSKLLKLRQVAIANDPEAIAVDAAHGVAFHQGLGNSISPSAHVPYEKTLSAEAIAEFAKNAYAKSNIALVGSGVSSSELSKWVGDFFKGLPSAGNLKSDAASTYYGGEQRISTKAGNSVVIAFPGSGAFGTAAYKPAASVLAALLGGESSIKWTPGFSLLSQATQGFSQLGVSTKNFSYSDAGLLAVSLNGKADQVASAGKSVVDVLKKAAAGEIPADEIKKASALAKFRALESAQTLETGLELTGSGLINGSKPYQIAEVAQSIDSVTEAQVKDAAKSFLSGKASVASVGDLSQLPYASDLGLTV